In a genomic window of Streptomyces sp. SJL17-4:
- the hemG gene encoding protoporphyrinogen oxidase: protein MNADTTGPHVVVAGGGIAGLAAAHRLAVAGHRVTLLEAGRRLGGKLLAGEIAGAPVDLGAESLLARRPEAVALARAVGLGDRLQAPGTTTASVWSRGELVPMPKGHVMGVPGDAHAVEGLLSAEGVRRIGLDAELPPTGIGDDIAIGAYVAARMGHEVVDRLVEPLLGGVYAGDAYRISMKAAVPALFEAARSHPTLTAAVRAVQRAGAAVPADAAGAATGLGGSVFLGVDGGVGTLPGAVADAIRAAGGEILTDAPVTGLRRTGATGWQVVSGDRVLAADAVVLATPAGPTAALLAPHAPTASAELDAVAYASMALVTLAFRRSDMPVLAGSGFLVPPVDGHTIKASTFSSQKWQWAADGAPDLFVLRTSVGRHGEEDQVHREDADLVAASLKDLAAATGLAARPVATTVTRWIGGLPQYPVGHLDRVARVREAVAALPGLRVAGAAYDGVGIPACIASAHRAADEIIATSKRTDPGAGHSL from the coding sequence ATGAACGCGGACACCACGGGACCCCATGTCGTCGTCGCCGGAGGCGGTATCGCCGGACTCGCCGCCGCCCACCGGCTGGCCGTCGCAGGCCACCGGGTGACCCTCCTCGAAGCGGGACGGCGGCTCGGCGGCAAGCTGCTCGCCGGGGAGATCGCGGGCGCCCCCGTGGACCTCGGTGCCGAGTCGCTGCTCGCCCGCCGCCCCGAGGCGGTCGCCCTCGCCCGGGCCGTCGGCCTGGGCGACCGGCTCCAGGCCCCGGGCACGACCACCGCGTCCGTCTGGTCCCGGGGCGAACTCGTCCCCATGCCCAAGGGCCACGTCATGGGTGTCCCCGGCGACGCCCACGCCGTCGAGGGCCTGCTCTCCGCGGAGGGCGTGCGCCGGATCGGCCTCGACGCCGAACTGCCCCCGACCGGGATCGGCGACGACATCGCCATCGGCGCGTACGTCGCCGCCCGCATGGGCCACGAGGTCGTCGACCGGCTCGTGGAACCCCTCCTCGGCGGGGTGTACGCCGGTGACGCCTACCGCATCTCGATGAAGGCCGCCGTCCCCGCGCTCTTCGAGGCCGCCCGCAGCCACCCGACGCTCACCGCCGCCGTCCGCGCCGTCCAGCGGGCCGGAGCGGCCGTCCCCGCCGACGCGGCGGGCGCCGCCACCGGTCTCGGCGGCTCCGTCTTCCTCGGCGTCGACGGCGGCGTCGGCACCCTGCCCGGTGCCGTCGCCGACGCGATCCGCGCCGCGGGCGGCGAGATCCTCACCGACGCCCCCGTGACCGGGCTCCGCCGCACCGGGGCCACCGGCTGGCAGGTCGTCAGCGGCGACCGGGTCCTCGCCGCCGACGCGGTCGTCCTCGCGACCCCCGCCGGGCCGACCGCCGCGCTCCTCGCCCCGCACGCGCCCACCGCCTCCGCCGAGCTCGACGCCGTCGCGTACGCCTCCATGGCCCTGGTCACGCTGGCCTTCCGCCGCTCCGACATGCCCGTTCTCGCCGGCTCCGGGTTCCTCGTGCCGCCCGTCGACGGCCACACGATCAAGGCCTCCACCTTCTCCTCGCAGAAGTGGCAGTGGGCCGCCGACGGCGCCCCCGACCTGTTCGTCCTGCGCACCTCCGTCGGCCGGCACGGCGAGGAGGACCAGGTCCACCGCGAGGACGCCGACCTCGTCGCGGCCTCCCTCAAGGACCTCGCCGCCGCCACCGGGCTCGCCGCCCGGCCCGTCGCGACCACGGTCACCCGCTGGATCGGCGGTCTGCCGCAGTACCCGGTCGGCCACCTCGACCGGGTGGCGAGGGTCCGCGAGGCCGTCGCCGCCCTTCCCGGACTGCGTGTCGCGGGCGCCGCGTACGACGGTGTCGGCATCCCCGCCTGCATCGCCTCCGCCCATCGAGCGGCCGACGAGATCATCGCCACGTCGAAAAGGACCGACCCCGGTGCGGGGCACTCCCTGTGA
- the hemE gene encoding uroporphyrinogen decarboxylase, with amino-acid sequence MSANERPTGQQTKQSRTYDSAFLKACRREPVPHTPVWFMRQAGRSLPEYLKVREGIPMLESCMRPELVTEITLQPVRRHKVDAAIYFSDIVVPLKAIGLDLDIKPGVGPVVADPIRTRADLDRLRDLTPEDVHYVTEAIGMLTEELGDTPLIGFAGAPFTLASYLVEGGPSRSHERTKAMMYGDPQLWADLLDRLAEITSAFLKVQIEAGASAVQLFDSWVGALAPADYRRSVMPASVKVFDAVAGYGVPRIHFGVGTGELLGLMGEAGADVVGVDWRVPLDEAARRVGPGKALQGNLDPAVLFAGREVVEAKTDEVLAAAKNLEGHVFNLGHGVMPSMDPDALSRLVEYVHTRTAV; translated from the coding sequence GTGAGTGCCAACGAACGCCCCACGGGCCAGCAGACGAAGCAGTCGCGGACGTACGACTCCGCGTTCCTCAAGGCATGCCGGCGTGAACCCGTGCCGCACACCCCCGTGTGGTTCATGCGGCAGGCCGGGCGCTCGCTCCCCGAGTACCTGAAGGTGCGCGAGGGCATCCCGATGCTCGAGTCCTGCATGCGGCCCGAGCTGGTCACCGAGATCACCCTCCAGCCGGTCCGCCGCCACAAGGTCGACGCCGCGATCTACTTCAGCGACATCGTCGTCCCCCTCAAGGCCATCGGCCTCGACCTCGACATCAAGCCCGGCGTCGGCCCGGTCGTCGCCGACCCGATCCGGACCCGCGCCGACCTGGACCGGCTGCGCGACCTGACCCCCGAGGACGTCCACTACGTCACCGAGGCCATCGGGATGCTCACCGAGGAGCTGGGCGACACCCCGCTCATCGGCTTCGCGGGCGCGCCGTTCACCCTCGCGAGCTACCTCGTCGAGGGCGGCCCGTCGCGCAGCCACGAGCGCACCAAGGCGATGATGTACGGCGACCCGCAGCTGTGGGCCGACCTGCTCGACCGCCTCGCCGAGATCACCTCGGCCTTCCTCAAGGTCCAGATCGAGGCCGGCGCCTCCGCCGTCCAGCTCTTCGACTCCTGGGTCGGCGCCCTCGCCCCGGCCGACTACCGCCGCTCGGTGATGCCGGCCTCCGTGAAGGTCTTCGACGCGGTCGCCGGGTACGGCGTCCCGCGCATCCACTTCGGCGTCGGTACGGGCGAGCTCCTCGGCCTCATGGGGGAGGCCGGCGCGGACGTCGTCGGCGTCGACTGGCGCGTCCCGCTCGACGAGGCGGCCCGCCGCGTCGGCCCCGGCAAGGCGCTCCAGGGCAACCTGGACCCGGCCGTGCTGTTCGCCGGGCGCGAGGTCGTCGAGGCCAAGACGGACGAGGTCCTGGCCGCCGCGAAGAACCTCGAAGGCCATGTCTTCAACCTGGGCCACGGCGTCATGCCGTCGATGGACCCGGACGCGCTGTCCCGGCTCGTCGAGTACGTCCACACGCGGACGGCCGTCTGA
- a CDS encoding acetyl-CoA C-acyltransferase encodes MPRSVRDVVFVDGVRTPFGKAGPKGIYHETRADDLVVKAIRELLRRNPGLDPAQIDEVAIAATTQIGDQGLTLGRTAGILAGLPQSVPGYSIDRMCAGALTAVTSVAGSIAFGAYDAVIAGGVEHMGRHPMGEGVDPNPRFVSEKLVDESALFMGMTAENLHDRYPSITKQRADEYAVRSQEKAAKAYADGKIQQDLVPISVRRTDASTGETGWGLVTADEPMRPGTTLESLANLKTPFRVHGNVTAGNAAGLNDGATASIIASEDFARENDLPVKMRLVSYAFAGVEPEVMGYGPIPATEKALAKAGLSIEDIDLFEINEAFAVQVLAFLEHYGIADDDARVNQYGGAIAYGHPLASSGVRLMTQLARQFEENPQVRYGLNTMCVGFGMGATVIWENPHWEGK; translated from the coding sequence GTGCCTCGTAGCGTCAGGGACGTCGTCTTCGTCGACGGCGTCCGCACCCCGTTCGGCAAGGCGGGCCCGAAGGGCATCTACCACGAGACCCGCGCCGACGACCTCGTCGTCAAGGCCATCCGGGAGCTGCTGCGCCGCAACCCCGGTCTCGACCCCGCGCAGATCGACGAGGTCGCCATCGCCGCGACCACGCAGATCGGTGACCAGGGTCTGACGCTCGGCCGCACGGCGGGCATCCTCGCCGGGCTGCCGCAGTCGGTGCCGGGCTACTCCATCGACCGCATGTGTGCCGGTGCGCTCACGGCCGTCACGAGCGTCGCCGGTTCGATCGCCTTCGGCGCGTACGACGCCGTCATCGCCGGTGGTGTCGAGCACATGGGCCGCCACCCCATGGGTGAGGGCGTCGACCCGAACCCGCGCTTCGTGAGCGAGAAGCTGGTCGACGAGTCCGCCCTGTTCATGGGCATGACCGCCGAGAACCTGCACGACCGCTACCCGAGCATCACCAAGCAGCGCGCCGACGAGTACGCCGTGCGCTCGCAGGAGAAGGCCGCCAAGGCGTACGCCGACGGCAAGATCCAGCAGGACCTGGTGCCGATCTCGGTCCGCCGTACCGACGCCTCCACCGGTGAGACCGGCTGGGGCCTGGTCACCGCCGACGAGCCGATGCGTCCGGGCACCACCCTGGAGTCGCTGGCCAACCTGAAGACGCCGTTCCGCGTCCACGGAAACGTCACCGCGGGCAACGCGGCCGGTCTCAACGACGGTGCCACCGCCTCGATCATCGCCTCCGAGGACTTCGCCCGCGAGAACGACCTCCCGGTGAAGATGCGCCTCGTCTCGTACGCCTTCGCCGGCGTCGAGCCCGAGGTCATGGGCTACGGCCCGATCCCCGCGACCGAGAAGGCCCTCGCGAAGGCCGGTCTGTCCATCGAGGACATCGACCTCTTCGAGATCAACGAGGCCTTCGCGGTCCAGGTCCTCGCCTTCCTGGAGCACTACGGCATCGCCGACGACGACGCCCGCGTCAACCAGTACGGCGGCGCCATCGCCTACGGTCACCCGCTCGCCTCCTCCGGCGTCCGTCTCATGACGCAGCTGGCCCGCCAGTTCGAGGAGAACCCGCAGGTCCGCTACGGCCTCAACACGATGTGCGTCGGCTTCGGCATGGGCGCCACGGTCATCTGGGAAAACCCCCACTGGGAGGGCAAGTGA
- a CDS encoding FAD-dependent oxidoreductase, translating to MSERLVVIGGDAAGMSAASQARRLKGPEELEIVALERGHFSSYSACGIPYWVGGDVASRDELIARSPEEHRARAIDLRMRTEVTSIDVPGRRVLARDLDTGTETWTDFDKLVVATGARPKRPALPGIDAPGVHGVQTLDDGQALLDSLDATPGRRAVVVGAGYIGVEMAEALLNRGYEVTVLHRGEQPMATLDPDMGRLVHRAMDGLGITTVASAEVTKILTGDDGRVRAVATDEAEYPADVVVLGMGVVPETSLARAAGLPLGTHGGLLTDLAMRVRGHENIWAGGDCVEVMDLVSGRERYVPLGTHANKHGQVIGSNVGGDYATFPGVVGTAVSKVCDLELARTGLREKDARAVGLRYVAVTVESTSRAGYYPGAAAMTVKMLAERRTGRLLGVQIVGREGAGKRVDIAAVALTAGMTVEAMTALDLGYAPPFSPVWDPVLIAARKATAAVRAAM from the coding sequence ATGAGCGAACGACTGGTGGTCATCGGTGGCGACGCGGCGGGGATGTCCGCCGCGTCGCAGGCGCGCAGGCTCAAGGGGCCGGAGGAGCTGGAGATCGTCGCGCTCGAGCGCGGTCACTTCTCCTCGTACTCGGCCTGTGGCATCCCGTACTGGGTCGGCGGTGACGTCGCCTCGCGCGACGAGCTGATCGCGCGCTCCCCCGAGGAGCACCGGGCGCGCGCCATCGACCTGCGGATGCGGACGGAGGTGACGTCGATCGACGTGCCCGGCCGGCGGGTCCTCGCACGGGACCTGGACACGGGTACGGAGACCTGGACGGACTTCGACAAGCTGGTGGTCGCGACGGGCGCCCGGCCCAAGCGGCCGGCGCTGCCCGGGATCGACGCGCCCGGGGTGCACGGGGTGCAGACCCTGGACGACGGGCAGGCGCTGCTCGACTCCCTGGACGCGACGCCGGGTCGGCGGGCGGTCGTGGTCGGCGCGGGCTACATCGGCGTGGAGATGGCCGAGGCGCTCCTCAACCGGGGCTACGAGGTGACGGTCCTGCACCGGGGCGAGCAGCCGATGGCGACCCTGGATCCGGACATGGGCCGGCTGGTGCACCGGGCGATGGACGGTCTGGGGATCACGACGGTCGCCTCGGCGGAGGTCACGAAGATCCTCACCGGTGATGACGGGCGGGTCAGGGCGGTGGCGACGGACGAGGCCGAGTATCCGGCGGACGTGGTCGTCCTGGGCATGGGTGTGGTGCCGGAGACCTCCCTCGCCCGCGCGGCGGGGCTGCCCCTGGGGACCCACGGCGGACTGCTCACCGATCTGGCGATGCGGGTCCGGGGCCACGAGAACATCTGGGCGGGCGGTGACTGTGTGGAGGTCATGGACCTGGTCTCGGGCCGCGAGCGGTACGTACCGCTGGGGACGCACGCGAACAAGCACGGCCAGGTCATCGGGTCCAACGTCGGCGGCGACTACGCGACGTTCCCGGGGGTCGTGGGCACGGCCGTGTCGAAGGTGTGCGACCTGGAGCTCGCCCGGACCGGCCTGCGGGAGAAGGACGCGCGGGCGGTGGGGCTGCGGTACGTGGCGGTGACCGTGGAGTCGACGAGCCGGGCCGGGTACTACCCGGGGGCCGCGGCGATGACGGTGAAGATGCTGGCCGAGCGGCGCACGGGCCGTCTGCTCGGGGTGCAGATCGTGGGCCGGGAGGGCGCGGGGAAGCGGGTGGACATCGCGGCCGTGGCGCTGACGGCGGGGATGACGGTGGAGGCGATGACGGCCCTGGATCTGGGGTACGCGCCGCCGTTCTCGCCGGTGTGGGACCCGGTCCTGATCGCGGCCCGCAAGGCGACGGCGGCTGTTCGGGCGGCGATGTGA
- the hemQ gene encoding hydrogen peroxide-dependent heme synthase — MSAPEKIPNAGKKAKDLNEVIRYTLWSVFKLRDVLPEDRGGYADEVQELFDQLAAKDITIRGTYDLSGLRADADVMIWWHAETSDELQEAYNLFRRTRLGRALEPVWSNMALHRPAEFNKSHIPAFLADENPRDYVSVYPFVRSYDWYLLPDEDRRRMLADHGKMARGYPDVRANTVASFSLGDYEWLLAFEADELHRIVDLMRHLRASEARMHVREEVPFYTGRRKSVADLVAGLA; from the coding sequence ATGAGTGCGCCCGAAAAGATCCCGAACGCCGGTAAGAAGGCGAAGGACCTCAACGAGGTCATCCGCTACACCCTGTGGTCTGTCTTCAAGCTGCGCGACGTTCTCCCCGAGGACCGCGGCGGCTACGCCGACGAGGTCCAGGAGCTGTTCGACCAGCTCGCGGCCAAGGACATCACCATCCGTGGCACGTACGACCTGTCCGGTCTGCGCGCCGACGCCGATGTGATGATCTGGTGGCACGCCGAGACGAGCGACGAGCTCCAGGAGGCGTACAACCTCTTCCGCCGCACCCGCCTGGGCCGCGCCCTGGAGCCGGTCTGGTCGAACATGGCGCTGCACCGCCCCGCCGAGTTCAACAAGTCGCACATCCCGGCCTTCCTGGCCGACGAGAACCCGCGCGACTACGTCTCGGTCTACCCCTTCGTGCGCTCCTACGACTGGTACCTGCTGCCGGACGAGGACCGCCGCCGGATGCTCGCCGACCACGGCAAGATGGCCCGTGGCTACCCGGACGTCCGCGCCAACACGGTCGCCTCCTTCTCCCTCGGCGACTACGAGTGGCTCCTCGCCTTCGAGGCCGACGAGCTGCACCGCATCGTGGACCTCATGCGTCACCTGCGCGCCTCCGAGGCGCGGATGCACGTCCGCGAAGAGGTCCCGTTCTACACCGGTCGCCGCAAGAGCGTCGCCGACCTGGTGGCGGGCCTGGCCTGA
- a CDS encoding DUF4349 domain-containing protein — protein MRSSRTTARTRAAAGAVLLTAALVLTGCGAGDRDAGGKRDLGAAADAKGGGTAARGATDGYAGSGAEKAPSASSKAPAQQHVIRTASLSVEVGDVTKALATARTVTAGAGGHVENEATERVEGYVTSRIVLRVPQERYDAVLTDLAGTGKLLARKADAKDVTGQVVDVESRIATQRASVARVRALMDRAERLTDVVTLEGELSRRQADLEALLAQQSSLKDQTSLATITLQLSEKKAPPAEEREEGRPGFLDALAGGWNALVGVVTWVVIVLAALAPWLAVALIVFVVWYRLIRPRVTRRAAAAPATVPVPRPGEAGPERNAAGAVTSPAPPEAPEK, from the coding sequence ATGCGGAGCTCACGTACGACGGCGAGAACACGGGCGGCGGCGGGCGCGGTCCTGCTCACGGCCGCGCTGGTCCTGACGGGCTGCGGGGCCGGCGACAGGGACGCGGGCGGCAAGCGGGACCTCGGCGCGGCCGCTGACGCCAAGGGGGGCGGCACGGCGGCGCGGGGCGCCACCGACGGCTACGCCGGATCGGGTGCCGAGAAGGCCCCGTCGGCGTCCTCGAAGGCCCCCGCGCAGCAGCACGTCATCCGCACCGCCTCTCTCTCGGTGGAGGTCGGTGATGTGACGAAGGCCCTCGCCACGGCCCGTACGGTGACGGCGGGCGCGGGCGGGCACGTCGAGAACGAGGCGACGGAGCGGGTCGAGGGGTACGTCACCTCCCGCATCGTGCTGCGGGTGCCGCAGGAGCGGTACGACGCCGTCCTCACCGATCTCGCGGGGACGGGGAAGCTGCTGGCCCGGAAGGCGGACGCGAAGGACGTCACCGGCCAGGTCGTGGACGTGGAGAGCCGGATCGCCACCCAGCGGGCGAGCGTGGCGCGGGTGCGGGCGCTGATGGACCGGGCGGAGCGGCTGACCGACGTGGTGACGCTGGAGGGCGAGTTGAGCCGGCGTCAGGCGGACCTGGAGGCGCTGCTCGCCCAGCAGTCCTCGCTGAAGGACCAAACCTCGCTGGCGACGATCACCCTGCAGCTCAGCGAGAAGAAGGCTCCGCCGGCCGAGGAGCGCGAGGAGGGCCGGCCCGGCTTCCTCGACGCCCTCGCCGGCGGCTGGAACGCCCTGGTGGGCGTGGTGACCTGGGTCGTGATCGTCCTGGCGGCGCTCGCCCCGTGGCTCGCGGTCGCCCTGATCGTCTTCGTCGTCTGGTACCGCCTGATCCGCCCGCGCGTCACCCGCCGGGCCGCCGCCGCGCCCGCGACGGTGCCGGTACCGCGCCCCGGGGAGGCCGGTCCGGAGCGGAACGCCGCCGGGGCGGTGACCTCTCCGGCGCCTCCGGAGGCGCCCGAGAAGTAG
- a CDS encoding DUF3000 domain-containing protein, with the protein MAAAQGHFSDHSDGDRGTDETADSTEANPVPPAFRRAVEALRSARLRPEIEIDPTRPPQRLAPYAYAVEAAVVDGEEDLADGRLVLLHDPDGHEAWKGTFRLVTLVRAELEPEMAADPLLPEVCWSWLTGAMEARGLPYGEASGTVTMAGSHYFGGLADRRPATQIEIRASWTPREGLGGVPDTGAHLAAWCDLLCQIAGLPPAPTEPATGAAGTVSGAGIVSLPQRRGPQQV; encoded by the coding sequence ATGGCTGCGGCTCAGGGACATTTTTCCGATCATTCCGACGGTGATCGAGGGACGGACGAAACGGCGGACAGTACGGAGGCGAACCCGGTTCCACCCGCGTTCCGGCGGGCGGTGGAGGCGTTGCGCTCGGCGCGGCTGCGACCCGAGATCGAGATCGACCCGACGAGGCCCCCGCAGCGCCTCGCCCCGTACGCGTACGCGGTGGAGGCGGCCGTCGTGGACGGCGAGGAGGACCTCGCGGACGGGCGGCTCGTGCTGCTGCACGATCCGGACGGCCACGAGGCCTGGAAGGGCACCTTCCGGCTCGTGACGCTGGTCCGGGCGGAGCTGGAGCCGGAGATGGCGGCGGATCCGCTGCTGCCCGAGGTGTGCTGGTCCTGGCTGACCGGGGCCATGGAGGCCCGGGGGCTCCCGTACGGGGAGGCGAGCGGGACGGTCACGATGGCGGGCTCGCACTACTTCGGTGGTCTCGCGGACCGCAGGCCGGCGACGCAGATCGAGATCCGGGCGTCCTGGACGCCGCGGGAGGGTCTGGGAGGGGTGCCGGACACCGGGGCGCATCTGGCGGCCTGGTGCGATCTGCTCTGCCAGATCGCGGGGCTGCCGCCCGCGCCGACGGAGCCGGCGACGGGGGCGGCGGGGACGGTGTCGGGTGCGGGGATCGTCTCGCTGCCCCAGCGGCGGGGGCCGCAGCAGGTCTGA
- a CDS encoding ribonuclease D, producing the protein MTDAQETAADTALRTTGGGPPDDDVPANGLPIPLLEPREGIPPVVETEDALAEVIAAFAAARGPVAVDAERASGYRYGQRAYLVQLRREGAGTALIDPVGCPDLSGLGEALAGTEWILHAATQDLPCLRDIGMLPTSLFDTELAGRLAGFPRVGLGAMVESVLGYALEKGHSAVDWSTRPLPEPWLRYAALDVELLVDLRDALEKELDRQGKLDWAHQEFDAIASAPPAPPRKDPWRRTSGMHKVRRRRQMAVVRELWTARDAVAQRRDVSPGKVLSDAAIVEASLAVPVNLAALTALPGFGHRMGRRQLEQWQAAVDRARSLPESELPQPGQQVAGPPPPRAWADKDPVAAARLSAARAAVSALAEELNLPQENLITPDTVRRVCWEPPTPADASGVAAALAGYGARQWQVELVTPLLVKALTVTA; encoded by the coding sequence GTGACCGACGCCCAAGAGACCGCAGCAGACACAGCACTGCGCACCACCGGGGGCGGCCCCCCGGACGACGATGTCCCTGCGAATGGGCTTCCGATCCCGTTGCTGGAGCCCCGCGAGGGGATTCCGCCCGTCGTCGAGACGGAGGACGCCCTCGCCGAGGTGATCGCCGCCTTCGCGGCCGCCCGCGGCCCCGTCGCCGTGGACGCCGAGCGCGCCTCCGGCTACCGCTACGGCCAGCGCGCCTATCTCGTCCAGCTCCGCCGCGAGGGCGCGGGGACCGCGCTCATCGACCCGGTGGGCTGCCCCGACCTCTCGGGGCTCGGCGAGGCGCTCGCCGGGACCGAGTGGATCCTCCACGCCGCGACCCAGGACCTTCCGTGCCTGCGCGACATAGGCATGCTCCCGACCTCGCTGTTCGACACCGAGCTCGCCGGGCGGCTCGCGGGCTTCCCGCGCGTCGGCCTCGGCGCGATGGTCGAGTCCGTCCTCGGCTACGCCCTGGAGAAGGGCCACTCCGCCGTCGACTGGTCCACCAGGCCGCTGCCCGAGCCCTGGCTGCGGTACGCGGCCCTCGACGTGGAACTCCTCGTCGACCTCCGGGACGCGCTGGAGAAGGAGCTCGACCGGCAGGGCAAGCTGGACTGGGCGCACCAGGAGTTCGACGCGATCGCCTCGGCCCCGCCCGCCCCGCCGCGCAAGGACCCGTGGCGGCGGACCTCCGGCATGCACAAGGTGCGGCGCCGTCGCCAGATGGCGGTCGTACGGGAGCTGTGGACGGCCCGTGACGCGGTCGCCCAGCGGCGGGACGTCTCCCCCGGCAAGGTGCTGAGCGACGCCGCGATCGTGGAGGCGTCGCTCGCGGTGCCGGTGAACCTGGCCGCGCTCACGGCGCTGCCCGGTTTCGGGCACCGGATGGGCCGCCGTCAGCTGGAGCAGTGGCAGGCGGCCGTGGACCGCGCCCGCTCCCTGCCCGAGAGCGAGCTGCCCCAGCCCGGCCAGCAGGTGGCCGGCCCGCCCCCGCCGCGCGCCTGGGCGGACAAGGACCCGGTCGCGGCGGCCCGTCTGTCGGCGGCGCGCGCGGCGGTCTCGGCCCTCGCGGAGGAGCTGAACCTGCCGCAGGAGAACCTGATCACCCCGGACACGGTGCGCCGGGTCTGCTGGGAGCCGCCGACGCCGGCCGACGCCTCGGGCGTGGCCGCCGCTCTGGCGGGGTACGGCGCCCGGCAGTGGCAGGTCGAGCTGGTGACCCCGCTGCTGGTGAAGGCGCTGACGGTGACCGCGTAA
- a CDS encoding response regulator transcription factor, which yields MSVLLEQPASLVAYRPNKPTAMVVVADPRVRSTVTRHLWALGVRDVIEASSIAEARPRVGNPRDICVADVHLPDGSGLTLLSETRAAGWPNGLALSAADDIGAVRNALAGGVKGYVVTGTRTNIGHPTRPGAAPIGAAAARLGHRRPPGAPSHPGGYRELSGREVEVLRLVAEGQSNKAIGVSMGLSALTVKSHLARIARKLGTGDRAGMVAVALRTGIIH from the coding sequence GTGTCCGTTCTCCTCGAGCAGCCCGCAAGCCTGGTCGCCTACCGCCCGAACAAGCCGACGGCCATGGTCGTCGTGGCCGACCCGCGCGTCCGCTCCACCGTGACCCGCCACCTGTGGGCCCTCGGAGTACGCGACGTGATCGAGGCTTCTTCCATCGCGGAGGCACGTCCCCGCGTCGGCAACCCGCGCGACATCTGCGTTGCCGACGTCCACCTGCCCGACGGCAGCGGCCTGACCCTGCTGTCCGAGACCCGCGCCGCGGGCTGGCCCAACGGCCTCGCCCTCTCGGCGGCGGACGACATCGGTGCCGTGCGCAACGCCCTGGCGGGCGGCGTGAAGGGCTATGTCGTCACCGGCACCCGTACCAACATCGGCCACCCGACCCGACCCGGCGCGGCCCCCATCGGCGCCGCGGCCGCGCGGCTCGGCCACCGCCGCCCCCCGGGTGCCCCGAGCCACCCGGGCGGCTACCGCGAGCTCTCCGGCCGTGAGGTCGAGGTGCTCCGGCTCGTCGCGGAGGGCCAGTCGAACAAGGCGATCGGCGTCTCCATGGGCCTCTCGGCCCTCACCGTGAAGAGCCACCTCGCCCGGATCGCCCGCAAGCTGGGCACCGGCGACCGCGCCGGCATGGTCGCCGTGGCCCTGCGGACGGGGATCATCCACTGA